The genomic interval ACGCAAGAATCCACTCCGAAACCAATCAATCTCCAAAACAACGCTACGACGAGGGGCTTACCGTCATCCGACACGTCGATATGGACGCCGCTCTTGCCTTCTTCATGAAACGCATCCCCAGAACCGTTGACAGAACCTTTGCCGATGTCCGCATTGATAACCGCTTTTACCGTGTTGACCCCAAACTCAGAGGCGATAAAGTAGAAGTCCGTTACGACCCATACGGCGATCTCAAAAAGGTCTTGATCTATTCCGCAAACGGTGAATACCTCGGCTCGGGAAATCTCTACCTGCGCGACCAGGGCGCTGAAACTCCAGCCGCCTCACCTTCAAAACCAAAACATAATTACCTCGACCTTATCACTCAGAAACACAAATCCATTCTCCAGGCTCAGGCCAAAGGCATTGATTACCACCAAATCATCTCCGAACGACCCTGGCCATTCATGGCATTCGTCCAGAAACTCGCACTCCTCATGGGACACAAAGGCTCTCTCTCCGCCTTCAGCTCTCATGAACTCGAATCGCTTAAAAAATGCTACAACCGTATCCCCGCTCTCAACGAATCATTGCTCACGGAGGCATTCCAAAATGCCTCCGTGAAAACCTTACCCTATATCATTCGTGAATTACAAATCGCTTACTCGAAAAAGGAGGTCTCTTAACCATGTTTACTTCTCATTTTTCCATGACTACTCAGCCGTTCTCTGAAAGAATCAACACCAGCCTTATCATGAAAGACGAACGCTTTACCCAGGGGCTTGCACGACTCCAATACCTCTTACACTCAGGCTCTATCGCCGTCCTCTACGGACAGACGGGAGTCGGAAAATCCACACTCCTCAAACTCTTCCTCTCACAAATCCCCCAAAACCTGTTTCTCCCCATCTACCTCCATTTTACCCACCTAAAATCATCCAGCCTTCTCTCCTTAATCGTCTCCCAGCTCGGTGAAATACCAAAACACACCAAAGACCGGCTCTTCCTCCAAATTATGGATAAATCCTTGCGCTCAAATCTCACTCCCATTATCGTTATCGACGAGGCTCATCTCCTGAAAACCGACGCCATCACAGACCTCAGACTCCTTGTCAGCTCTCCGCTTGATTCTTCCACTCATCTCAAAATCATCCTCTCGGGACAGGAACACCTCAAATATATCCTCAAAAGAGACATCCATGCCGACTTCGCACAACGCATCTCGGTACATTACCACATTCATCCCCTTACTAAAACTCAAACCGCTGCATACATAGACTTCCATCTGAAATCTTCCGGCGCATCCGATAAAATCTTTGACTCAGACGTCAAAGACCTGATCCATGAGTTCTCCGCCGGCATCCCAAGGCAAATCAACGCCATTTCCACCGCCTGCCTGATTAACGCTTCCATCAGACAATCACAGAAAATTACCCAGGATATCTTCCATCAGGCTCTTGCTGAAATTCAATCTTTTTAAGGAGGTCTACCATGGCCCGTCTCTTTTCCCCTCAACTCTTGCGCTCATTACGAAACGATATCCCCATCGATCGACTCATCGCTGATGTCCTCTCCATACCTCATAAATACTCCGAAGGCTATTTCCGCTTCCTCTGCCCTCTCTGTTCTGAATTTAATTCCGCCACCAACCCAAATACGAACCTCGCCAGGTGTTTCCGTTGTAAAAAAAACTTTAATACCATCGACATCGTCATGGTAGATTCCAACTCCTCTTTCCCAGATGCTGTCTATCTGCTAAAATCCGTTTTACCTCAATATATTAATTCCACTTAATCTGAGAATTCCAGGTTCATTTATTGTGGGGCTTAGCAATGATGCCTCCTTTAATGCTTCCTCATCTCTCTCTATCTTTAGCGTCCTATCCTCTTCTTTTATCTGCACCCACCCATCAAGTTTCAATCTCGTTAGCCTTTCCCTTGTTGTTTCCAGGGCCTTCGATACTGACGACTTAGGATGTTCCTTCAGATAACTGTTCTTCTTCACGATGTATTTCTCTATACTCTGTAATTTTGATACACGGGTCTTTGACATCTCTTCCGCCCTTACCGGATTGCGCCTCAGAATATATCGAACCTCATCATCCTTTATCTCGCAGAGCTTTTCTTCGAACAATCCTAATTGCAGTATCCCTTTATTTATCAACGACTCTATCTGCGGCTTAGTTATCGCCGTTATGTAATGAAACCCTTCCGGTAAACTTTCGATTTGCACCGTCTTGATCATCCCACGATCTCCTACAATCGTTACATCTTTGCATCCAAACCGCTCTAATACCTTCTTTACCTGAGATTCAAAGGTCTTCGGATCCTGGGTGTTGCCCCTAAATACTTCTGTTGATACCGGCTCCCCGGATTCATCACAAAGCATACCGATCACTATCTGTTTTTTCCTCTTTTTGCCGTCACGATTATACCCGTACTCACCAAAATGATTCGACTTCCCCTCTAAATATAGTCAAACAAATCAGGTTTTCGAAATTTGCTCGCCAATAATTTGAAAATTTTCAGTTAAAAGAGTAGACAATTCATCTGTATACTCGTTAATATTTTTGAAAAAACTTAAACATTTGTTTTTAAACTTCTCATAAGTATCATAATACTTGTTATACAATATTTTTTTGCGAAAGAATTTCCATAATCTTTCAATGAGATTTAAATTGGGTGAATAGGAAGGGAGAAATTTGATCTTTATTCTCGAATTTGCAAGGTATTCTTTGACCAACTTAGACCTGTAATATTTAGCATTATCAGAGATTATGTAAATAGTACCGGCTTGAGCATACCTTGACTCTATTTCATGGAAAAGCTTTATTGTTGATTGAGCATTGATGCTTTCATCTTCCCGGATTGTTACTTCAAAGGTTTCTATGTCAATAGCACCGTTTAAATTTATTCTTTTCCTGCCGGTATTAGAGGGTATTTCCTTCTTTTTGCCTTTCTCTATCCAGCAATATGCAGACGTAGAATTGTGCTGTGGATGAACTCCATCCATAAAAAGTATCTTATAGCCAAACAAATATGATTTTAGAGATTTGGCGATAAAATGGCTTTCTAAAAAACAGATTTATTTGACTAGGCATATTATCAAACACACCCCTAAATCCCCTCTTGATAGCTGGGGATGACCCATATTTTTTGCTGGACACCGTGTTAACCGTATGTTACACTGTGTACATGCTTAGAGTAGGAGGTCGAATATTTTCAGATGATGTAATAAAGCGTTTATCAGAAACTATCCAAAAGGAACCGTGCCTATCGCGTCGTAAACTGTCGCGTCTGGTATGCGAATGGATGGACTGGCGGAATCAAGCGGGCCGTTTGCAAGAGATGAGTTGTCGCAAGGCGTTGTTGGAATTGGATCGTCGTAAAGAGATCAATCTTCCAAAGGTGAACAGGCATTATGCATTTCAAAAAGTCAATAAACCTGCGGAGGCGCCTCCGATTGCGGAAGTGTCATGCGAGCTAGCGGAGTTGGGTGACGTAGAGATTATACGGGTTACAACGAGATTCCATTCGAAACTTTGGCGTAGCATGTTAGAAGCGCATCATTATCTTGGAAGTGGGCCCCTATGCGGGGCGCAACTTCGGTATCTTGTACGCAGTGAATATTACGGATGGATAGGAGGGCTAAGTTATAGTGCCTGTGCCAGACGGGTGGAAAGTCGCGACGAGTGGATAGGATGGACGGAGGAAGCACGTAAGCGGAATCATACGTTTGTTATCAATAACAGTCGGTATTTAATAGCGCCTACGGTAAGAGTAAAATGTTTGGCATCGCATGTATTGGCAAAATGCCAAACACGTTTGGTAGATGATTGGGAAAGAGTGTATAAATATCGTCCTGTACTTTTAGAAACCTATGTGGAACGAGGACGGTTTTCCGGAAGCTGTTATCGGGCAGCTAACTGGAAGTATGTAGGAGGCACGGAAGGTCGAGGACGAAAAGGAACAGGTGCAACGGTCAAAGACGTTTATGTTATGCCGTTGCAAAAGAAATGGCAGGCGGTGTTGTGTTGTTGTGCCGATGGCAAAGTACATGTTCGCCAAAGAGTGGCACAAAAAGAGCCTCGGGATTGGATAGAAGCGGAACTTGGAGGAACAAAATTGGGCGATGCACGATTGACCTCAAGACTTTTAGAAATGACAGGTATGTTTTATGACAAACCTTTGGCAAACATTCCGCAGGCGTGCGGCTCAGTCAGTGCGACTAAGGCTGCATACCGATTCCTTGACAATGAGAATGTAGATTGGAAGGCGATATTGCAAGCTCATTATGAGGCCACGGAAGAGCGTGTGAAGGAGAATAGTTTGGTTTTGGTAGCGCAAGATACTACGACTCTGAATTATAGCACACATCCGAATACGCAGGGGTTAGGGCCGATAGGTACTAAGAGTAAAAAAGTTCGTGGACTGATGGTGCATGATACGATGGCGTTTACTGAAAGTGGCACACCCTTGGGACTTCTGAATGTGCAATGCTGGGCGCGGGACGGAATAGGCAGCAAACATAAACGACACAAGAAGCCTATCGAAGAGAAGGAAAGCTGGAAATGGGTGGAGAGTTACCATGCAGTATCGCAAGTACAGAAACGCTGTCGAAACAAATCTTTGCTGGTGGTTGTGGCAGATCGTGAGGCCGATATTCACGAGGTATTCGCTGAGCAGTATAATACGCCTGATGGCGCTCAGTTGCTGATCCGTGCAGAACGTTCGCGCAATAGAAAGGTTGTTGATGATAAAGAATCATGCGAGTTTTTGTGGACTAAACTGGAACAGCAACCGGCGATGCCTGTTACGCTACGCCCACCTATGCTA from Candidatus Kuenenia stuttgartiensis carries:
- a CDS encoding Mu transposase C-terminal domain-containing protein yields the protein MLVDGEALPTNLCLFIDCYSRYVVEGRYYLKQTLDILIDSLIRAWTIHGSPKELYLDNAKVYHSDALRSACYNLGIKLIHRPPRDPAPGGLVERFFGTSQTQFESEVRSGDIITLDAINQAFSAYLAVVYHARIHSETNQSPKQRYDEGLTVIRHVDMDAALAFFMKRIPRTVDRTFADVRIDNRFYRVDPKLRGDKVEVRYDPYGDLKKVLIYSANGEYLGSGNLYLRDQGAETPAASPSKPKHNYLDLITQKHKSILQAQAKGIDYHQIISERPWPFMAFVQKLALLMGHKGSLSAFSSHELESLKKCYNRIPALNESLLTEAFQNASVKTLPYIIRELQIAYSKKEVS
- a CDS encoding ExeA family protein codes for the protein MFTSHFSMTTQPFSERINTSLIMKDERFTQGLARLQYLLHSGSIAVLYGQTGVGKSTLLKLFLSQIPQNLFLPIYLHFTHLKSSSLLSLIVSQLGEIPKHTKDRLFLQIMDKSLRSNLTPIIVIDEAHLLKTDAITDLRLLVSSPLDSSTHLKIILSGQEHLKYILKRDIHADFAQRISVHYHIHPLTKTQTAAYIDFHLKSSGASDKIFDSDVKDLIHEFSAGIPRQINAISTACLINASIRQSQKITQDIFHQALAEIQSF
- a CDS encoding CHC2 zinc finger domain-containing protein, which translates into the protein MARLFSPQLLRSLRNDIPIDRLIADVLSIPHKYSEGYFRFLCPLCSEFNSATNPNTNLARCFRCKKNFNTIDIVMVDSNSSFPDAVYLLKSVLPQYINST
- a CDS encoding IS630 family transposase, which encodes MDGVHPQHNSTSAYCWIEKGKKKEIPSNTGRKRINLNGAIDIETFEVTIREDESINAQSTIKLFHEIESRYAQAGTIYIISDNAKYYRSKLVKEYLANSRIKIKFLPSYSPNLNLIERLWKFFRKKILYNKYYDTYEKFKNKCLSFFKNINEYTDELSTLLTENFQIIGEQISKT
- a CDS encoding IS4 family transposase: MLRVGGRIFSDDVIKRLSETIQKEPCLSRRKLSRLVCEWMDWRNQAGRLQEMSCRKALLELDRRKEINLPKVNRHYAFQKVNKPAEAPPIAEVSCELAELGDVEIIRVTTRFHSKLWRSMLEAHHYLGSGPLCGAQLRYLVRSEYYGWIGGLSYSACARRVESRDEWIGWTEEARKRNHTFVINNSRYLIAPTVRVKCLASHVLAKCQTRLVDDWERVYKYRPVLLETYVERGRFSGSCYRAANWKYVGGTEGRGRKGTGATVKDVYVMPLQKKWQAVLCCCADGKVHVRQRVAQKEPRDWIEAELGGTKLGDARLTSRLLEMTGMFYDKPLANIPQACGSVSATKAAYRFLDNENVDWKAILQAHYEATEERVKENSLVLVAQDTTTLNYSTHPNTQGLGPIGTKSKKVRGLMVHDTMAFTESGTPLGLLNVQCWARDGIGSKHKRHKKPIEEKESWKWVESYHAVSQVQKRCRNKSLLVVVADREADIHEVFAEQYNTPDGAQLLIRAERSRNRKVVDDKESCEFLWTKLEQQPAMPVTLRPPMLKKNMPAVRVWAVLAQEVNPPIGIDGLEWMLLTTVAVKQEKDAYERLEWYARRWGIECYHRIIKSGCRVEARQLESARRLCNALAIDMIIAWRIHYLTTLGQETPDVPCTVYFSDSEWKALTTFANKVKEPPDLPPSLNDAVRLLGKLGGHLGRRGDGHPGSEVLWRGMSRLADIEVAYELYTT